A window of Roseiflexus castenholzii DSM 13941 genomic DNA:
ACCGCATGGACACTCGGTTCATAGAACTTGAAGCCGGTGCCGGCGCCAGTGTGTTCATCGTACTGCTGCACAGTATCTTCCAATCCGCCGGTCGCGCGCACAATCGGCAACGTACCGTAGCGCAACGAGTACATCTGGTTCAGTCCACATGGCTCGTAGCGCGACGGCATCGCAAAAAAGTCGCTGCCCGCTTCGATCCAGTGCGACAGTTGATTGTCGTAGCCGATGAAACTGCCGACCCGACCGGGAAAGCGCACCGGCAGCAGACTGTAATACCCCTCAAGCCCTTTGTCGCCAGCGCCGAGAATGGCAAACTGCACCAGCGCATTCTGCACCAGACCCTCGATCGCGCCTGCTAGCAGGTCAAGCCCCTTCTGGTGCGCAAGACGGCTGACCACGCCGACAATCGGGATGTTGGGGTTGGGATCAAGCCCCATCCGCAATTGCAGTTCGCGTTTGCAAATTGCCTTGCCCGCCAGATTACCGGCGCTGTAGCGCGCCGGAATGAGCGGATCGGTTTCCGGATTCCACTGCGTATAATCGACGCCATTGAGAATACCGCGGTAGGCGCTGCCGCGATCATTCAGATACATCGCAAGCCCATGCCCGCCTTCGGGAGTGCGAGTTTCGTTTGCATAGGTTGGGCTGACGGTATTGAGCATATCGGAGTACTGAATACCGCCTTTAAGAAAATTGATCCGCCCGTGATCCTCGAACTTATCGGGCGTGAAGTTACTCCACTGCAACCCCAGGTACGGATAGTGCGACGCATCGTACACACCCTGATAGGCGATATTGTGAATGGTCAGGACGCTGGCTGCGCCGCCGAGCACCGGATGGTTCCAGTGCCAGATTTTGAGGTACGCCGCCGCCAGCGCGGTCTGCCAGTCGTGGGTATGCACAATGTCGGGGCGAAAACCCATATCGATACAGAGTTGCAATCCGGCGCGGGTCAGAAACCCGAAGCGGCGTGGATTATCGAGATAATCGTTATAATCAGCGTCGTGGTACAACCCCGGACGCGCAAAATACCGGTCGAACTCAATGAAAAAGACCGGCACGCCTTCGTGCGTCGTCGTATGCACGGCGCACCATTCCTCGGTGTCGCCCATCCAGACACCCATCGGCGCCAGGAAGGGGCGAATATCGTAGCGTTCACGGTTGATCATGCCATACAGTGGCATGATCACAATCACGTCGTGCCCCAGCGCGCGCAGCGCCTTCGGCAATGAACCAACAACATCCGCCAATCCCCCGGTTTTCGCAAACGGGACGCATTCCGATGCGATCATGGCAATCCGCAACGCCGGTCCTTCCTGCTGCGAGGCGGCAGCCTGCGCTGCACGAGTGCGTTTGGGTCGTGGCATGCGTGTGCTTCTCCTCTATCCTTCAATCAGGGCGATCTGACTGCGACGGAAGGCGATCACGGCTCGACCGCCGCCATACGGATGCGCGTTGCGCTCGAAGAGCGCGCCGTCGTACCCTTCGCGATCCAGCCACCATTCGATGATCGCGTCCGTGTTCATATCGAGACCAAGGTCTGTCGCTTCCTGGACAATCCGCTGCTTGAGACTCTTCCAGGCGGGCGCGTCGCACACGAGCGGACGAAACATCTGCACCCGGTAGAGCCGACCCACTGCCCCACCCAGTCGCAACCAGGCGCCCAGCGGCGACACTTCGAGCAACGGAATGCCGCGCCCGACGGGAGTGCGCTGTTGCGCACTGTTAGGCATGCGAAACCATCCATGGACTTCCCCCTGCCGCGCCCAGGTTTCCGCCTCCTTTGCAGACATCCGGCGGACGGTTTCGGGAACATCCGAAATACGGACAATCCGTGGCGGCGCCATGATCTGAATCTGCGGCACAGGCAGATCGAAGCGCGGCGCCGTTCCCTCAACCCACCAGGCAGCCATCACGTCCATCGGCGGATCGGCGCCGATCCGGTAGCGAAATCCGCGCCGGGTGCGCCCTTCGTCAGCGTGCGCCCATGCGCCGATCTGCACCAGCAAACGCATAGAGTGCGCCGCCCCCGGCGCCGCGAACCACATGCGCTCGACCGTAAAGCGCACGAGGGTGCGATTGGTTCCATCGGCAGCCCATGCCTCACTGCATTTCTTCCAGCCATGCGCGATCAACCCGCTCCATCCGCCGACAATCGCGCGCAATGGCGCATACACGGCGACGATAGCATCAGGACCGGGCAACTCAGGCGCGAACCACAACCCCGGTGGCGCCGCTCCTGACGATGGCAGCTTGACCGTGCCGCCGATGACCGCCTGCTCCGTGCGGGCATTCGCCAGGCGCACGGTGGGTCCGGTCACTGCATGCGGGTGATCGGTCGATTCGCCGTGCGGAGACGGCTCGACCGGTTGACCGCACTCGATGCAGAAGCGCGGATTG
This region includes:
- a CDS encoding zinc ribbon domain-containing protein, which produces MNAPAIRRFCAFCGADLPPGNPRFCIECGQPVEPSPHGESTDHPHAVTGPTVRLANARTEQAVIGGTVKLPSSGAAPPGLWFAPELPGPDAIVAVYAPLRAIVGGWSGLIAHGWKKCSEAWAADGTNRTLVRFTVERMWFAAPGAAHSMRLLVQIGAWAHADEGRTRRGFRYRIGADPPMDVMAAWWVEGTAPRFDLPVPQIQIMAPPRIVRISDVPETVRRMSAKEAETWARQGEVHGWFRMPNSAQQRTPVGRGIPLLEVSPLGAWLRLGGAVGRLYRVQMFRPLVCDAPAWKSLKQRIVQEATDLGLDMNTDAIIEWWLDREGYDGALFERNAHPYGGGRAVIAFRRSQIALIEG
- the glgA gene encoding glycogen synthase GlgA produces the protein MPRPKRTRAAQAAASQQEGPALRIAMIASECVPFAKTGGLADVVGSLPKALRALGHDVIVIMPLYGMINRERYDIRPFLAPMGVWMGDTEEWCAVHTTTHEGVPVFFIEFDRYFARPGLYHDADYNDYLDNPRRFGFLTRAGLQLCIDMGFRPDIVHTHDWQTALAAAYLKIWHWNHPVLGGAASVLTIHNIAYQGVYDASHYPYLGLQWSNFTPDKFEDHGRINFLKGGIQYSDMLNTVSPTYANETRTPEGGHGLAMYLNDRGSAYRGILNGVDYTQWNPETDPLIPARYSAGNLAGKAICKRELQLRMGLDPNPNIPIVGVVSRLAHQKGLDLLAGAIEGLVQNALVQFAILGAGDKGLEGYYSLLPVRFPGRVGSFIGYDNQLSHWIEAGSDFFAMPSRYEPCGLNQMYSLRYGTLPIVRATGGLEDTVQQYDEHTGAGTGFKFYEPSVHAVYYTIGWAISTYFDRPHHMQQMIQAAMAQDFSWERSAKEYVQLYREAIARKRGM